In Nodosilinea sp. PGN35, one DNA window encodes the following:
- a CDS encoding bifunctional 3-deoxy-7-phosphoheptulonate synthase/chorismate mutase yields the protein MKDAVLTRKSNPDHRSVVALTDTVTVGGDTLLIVGGPCAVESAEQMEQVARHLASTPVQALRGGVFKPRTSPYAFQGLGEAGLRILDDIRQRFQMPVISEVMAIDQIPSMAGQVDVLQVGSRNMQNFDLLKALGHTRQPVLLKRGLAATIEEFVMAAEYILSHGNPNVILCERGIRSFDSYTRNVLDLGAVVALKQLTHLPVMVDPSHAAGKRELVSDLARAAIAAGADGLMVECHPLPDASVSDARQALTLEEMVALARSLEPLAAILGRCLGQGAAGASDLQTERLSGAIALAA from the coding sequence ATGAAAGACGCTGTTTTGACCCGTAAATCTAACCCTGACCATCGCTCGGTGGTGGCCCTCACCGATACTGTCACGGTTGGCGGCGACACCCTACTGATTGTGGGCGGCCCCTGCGCCGTCGAAAGTGCCGAGCAAATGGAGCAGGTGGCTCGCCATCTGGCCTCTACCCCCGTGCAGGCGCTGCGGGGTGGGGTCTTCAAGCCGCGCACCTCGCCCTACGCCTTCCAGGGCCTGGGAGAGGCCGGGCTCCGCATTCTGGACGACATTCGGCAGCGGTTTCAGATGCCGGTGATCTCTGAGGTGATGGCGATCGATCAAATTCCGTCGATGGCGGGTCAGGTGGATGTGTTGCAGGTGGGCAGCCGCAACATGCAAAACTTTGACCTGCTCAAGGCCCTGGGCCACACCCGCCAGCCGGTGCTGCTGAAGCGGGGGCTGGCTGCCACCATCGAAGAATTTGTCATGGCGGCGGAGTACATTCTCAGCCACGGCAACCCCAACGTGATTCTCTGCGAGCGGGGCATTCGCAGCTTTGACAGCTACACCCGCAACGTGCTGGATCTGGGGGCGGTGGTAGCTTTAAAGCAACTCACCCACCTGCCGGTGATGGTAGACCCCAGCCATGCCGCCGGCAAGCGGGAGCTAGTGAGCGATCTGGCGCGGGCGGCGATCGCCGCCGGGGCCGACGGCCTGATGGTTGAGTGCCACCCGCTGCCCGATGCGTCTGTGTCAGATGCCCGTCAGGCGCTTACCCTAGAGGAAATGGTGGCCCTCGCCCGCAGCCTCGAACCTCTAGCGGCCATTCTGGGGCGTTGTCTGGGGCAGGGGGCCGCTGGGGCCTCAGACCTACAGACAGAGAGGCTTTCAGGGGCGATCGCCCTAGCTGCCTGA
- a CDS encoding DUF2993 domain-containing protein — translation MLGGFTGFQAKGSNDFGERMINSVATQSLRHLFSRSDAVEVAVRCSPSSKLLQGTIDSFRMEGRGLVIRKEFEAAEMMFETDAVSIDVGSAIGGKIRLRQPTQAVAQVTLNEDAINRAFAAELVRQHLEGVTDEAVTSLSGGDPVTFRDITIKLLPDQAVNITAKTDLPNHQDVPIQMSARVTVEKRRRIIFADAEFLPEGIPEALTSISATLTRGFAEVLNRMVDLERFNLDGVLLRVNRLETKGNQLIFSGYAQIEHFPGTI, via the coding sequence ATGCTTGGTGGCTTTACCGGGTTTCAGGCCAAAGGATCTAACGACTTTGGCGAACGGATGATTAACTCTGTGGCTACCCAGTCGCTGCGGCATCTGTTCAGCCGCAGCGATGCTGTGGAGGTGGCGGTGCGCTGTTCCCCCTCCAGCAAGCTTCTGCAGGGCACCATTGACAGCTTTCGTATGGAAGGGCGCGGTCTGGTAATTCGCAAAGAATTTGAGGCCGCCGAGATGATGTTTGAAACCGATGCCGTGTCGATCGATGTCGGCTCTGCTATCGGCGGCAAAATTCGGCTGCGCCAGCCCACCCAGGCGGTGGCCCAGGTGACGTTGAACGAAGACGCCATCAACCGCGCCTTCGCCGCTGAATTGGTGCGCCAACACCTCGAAGGAGTCACCGACGAGGCGGTTACCTCCCTCTCGGGGGGCGACCCGGTTACCTTTCGGGATATCACCATCAAGCTGCTGCCCGACCAGGCGGTCAACATTACCGCTAAGACCGATCTGCCCAATCACCAGGATGTGCCCATTCAGATGTCGGCTAGGGTGACGGTCGAAAAGCGGCGGCGGATTATTTTTGCCGATGCCGAGTTTTTGCCCGAGGGCATTCCTGAAGCCTTGACCTCAATTTCGGCCACCCTGACCCGGGGCTTTGCGGAGGTGCTGAACCGCATGGTCGATCTAGAGCGCTTTAACCTCGACGGCGTGCTGCTGCGGGTCAATCGCCTCGAGACCAAGGGGAATCAGCTCATCTTTAGCGGCTACGCCCAGATTGAGCACTTTCCGGGGACGATATAG
- a CDS encoding MotA/TolQ/ExbB proton channel family protein, with translation MGNWFAAGGVVMGPLLLCSLLTLALAVERGWFWLRIGRQQSGLVPQVLNTFSQNPQRAIAKLKQHQELPIARIFLAALTLGDATPEEFRLALESAAQAELPVLKRFQTLFETVVGIAPLLGLLGTVLGLMRTFSTLRLGDTGGPAASGVTAGVSEALISTAAGLVVALVALLLTNLFQGLYRRQRAFILEAGGKLEILYRRAQRQGAISANVYLPGSVP, from the coding sequence ATGGGTAACTGGTTTGCGGCGGGGGGCGTTGTCATGGGGCCGCTGCTGCTGTGTTCGCTGCTGACCCTGGCCCTGGCGGTGGAGCGGGGCTGGTTTTGGCTGCGAATTGGCCGTCAGCAGAGCGGGCTGGTGCCCCAGGTGCTCAATACGTTTAGCCAAAACCCCCAGCGGGCGATCGCAAAACTCAAGCAGCACCAGGAATTGCCCATTGCCCGCATCTTTCTGGCCGCCCTCACCCTGGGCGACGCTACCCCCGAAGAATTTCGCCTCGCCCTGGAGAGCGCCGCCCAGGCCGAGCTGCCGGTGCTGAAGCGCTTTCAAACCCTGTTTGAAACGGTGGTCGGCATCGCTCCGCTGCTGGGGCTGCTGGGCACCGTGCTGGGGCTGATGCGAACGTTTTCGACCCTGCGTTTGGGCGATACCGGCGGCCCGGCGGCTAGCGGCGTTACCGCCGGGGTGAGCGAGGCTCTGATTTCGACGGCGGCGGGGCTGGTGGTGGCCCTGGTGGCGCTGCTGCTGACGAACCTGTTTCAGGGGCTGTACCGCCGCCAGCGGGCTTTTATTTTAGAGGCGGGGGGCAAGCTGGAGATTCTCTACCGCCGCGCCCAGCGCCAGGGGGCGATTAGCGCCAATGTCTACCTGCCGGGGAGCGTGCCGTGA
- a CDS encoding NAD(P)/FAD-dependent oxidoreductase — translation MRDDLSLRSGSAQRAAVIVVGAGAAGLFGAIACAEASPGQSIHIFEAGREPLAKVRISGGGRCNVTHACFEPSLLVGHYPRGSNALRGPFSRFQPRDTVAWFEQRGVRLKTEADGRMFPVTDDSGTIVDCLLGEARRLGIAIHTGCAIAQLRPDAEGFWLTTRAGAEWRCDRLLLATGSSPGGYRLALKLGHDLVPPVPSLFTFNIPDPALRDLAGVSVETVQLSLALADSPTLTQSGPLLITHWGMSGPAVLKLSAYGAMGLHRQRYRAKLTVNWLPALKQDQVRQTLIALKQGQGKRQVAAFSPFPALSRRLWQYLAQHRAELGTSLNWADLSKAQVQRLVNELTRGDYAIAGKGVFKDEFVTCGGIPLPEVNFKTLESRRCPGLYLAGEILNIDGVTGGFNFQNAWTTGWLAGQAMAAALASAD, via the coding sequence GTGAGGGACGATCTTTCGCTCAGGTCAGGCTCGGCCCAGCGGGCGGCGGTGATTGTGGTGGGGGCGGGTGCTGCGGGGCTGTTTGGGGCGATCGCCTGCGCCGAAGCCAGCCCTGGCCAATCCATCCACATCTTTGAGGCGGGGCGCGAACCCCTGGCCAAGGTGAGAATATCCGGCGGCGGGCGCTGCAATGTCACCCACGCCTGCTTCGAGCCATCCCTGCTGGTGGGCCACTACCCCAGGGGCAGCAACGCCCTGCGCGGCCCCTTCAGCCGCTTTCAGCCCCGTGACACGGTGGCCTGGTTTGAGCAGCGCGGGGTCAGGCTCAAAACCGAGGCCGATGGCCGCATGTTTCCAGTCACCGACGACTCGGGCACCATCGTGGACTGCCTGCTGGGGGAAGCGCGGCGGCTGGGCATTGCAATTCACACGGGCTGTGCGATTGCCCAACTTCGCCCCGACGCCGAGGGCTTCTGGCTTACCACCCGCGCCGGGGCTGAGTGGCGCTGCGATCGCCTGCTGTTGGCCACCGGCAGCAGCCCTGGCGGCTACCGGCTGGCCCTCAAGCTGGGCCACGACCTGGTGCCGCCCGTGCCTTCGCTATTTACCTTCAATATTCCCGACCCCGCCCTGCGCGACCTGGCCGGGGTGTCGGTCGAGACGGTGCAGCTCAGCCTGGCGCTGGCAGATTCCCCCACGTTGACCCAGAGCGGCCCGCTGCTGATTACCCACTGGGGCATGAGCGGCCCGGCGGTGCTCAAGCTCTCGGCCTACGGGGCAATGGGGCTGCACCGCCAGCGCTACCGGGCAAAGCTGACGGTCAACTGGCTACCGGCTCTCAAGCAAGACCAGGTGCGGCAAACGTTAATTGCCCTCAAGCAGGGGCAGGGCAAGCGGCAGGTGGCGGCGTTTTCGCCCTTCCCGGCCCTGTCGCGGCGGCTGTGGCAGTATCTGGCCCAGCACCGGGCTGAGCTGGGCACCAGTTTGAACTGGGCCGATCTGTCGAAGGCTCAGGTGCAGCGGCTGGTGAACGAGCTGACGCGGGGGGACTATGCGATCGCAGGCAAAGGCGTCTTCAAAGACGAATTTGTCACCTGCGGCGGCATTCCCCTGCCCGAGGTCAACTTCAAAACCCTGGAGAGCCGCCGCTGCCCAGGGCTCTACCTGGCGGGAGAAATCCTCAACATCGACGGGGTAACGGGCGGCTTTAACTTTCAAAACGCCTGGACTACGGGCTGGCTGGCAGGGCAGGCCATGGCCGCAGCCCTGGCGTCGGCGGACTAA
- a CDS encoding DNA-3-methyladenine glycosylase I, which yields MPTPNALPRCGWVHLNEAIEIAYHDTEWGVPLHNDLKHFEFIILDGFQAGLSWLTILRKRENFRAAFDGFDPELVARYDDTKHQELLQNPGIVRNRLKIAAATRNAQAFLKVQATFGSFDRYIWQFVDGEPVQNAWPTLADAPTHTAASDAMSKDLKQRGFKFVGTTICYAYMQAAGMVNDHTINCFRHQELA from the coding sequence ATGCCCACCCCCAACGCCCTACCCCGCTGCGGCTGGGTGCACCTCAACGAAGCCATTGAGATCGCCTACCACGACACCGAGTGGGGGGTGCCGCTGCACAATGACCTGAAGCACTTCGAGTTCATCATTCTCGACGGCTTTCAGGCCGGGCTGAGCTGGCTCACCATTCTGCGCAAGCGCGAAAACTTCCGCGCCGCCTTCGATGGCTTTGACCCCGAGTTGGTCGCCCGCTACGACGACACCAAACATCAAGAACTTTTGCAGAACCCAGGCATTGTGCGCAACCGGCTCAAAATTGCCGCCGCCACCCGCAACGCCCAGGCATTTCTCAAGGTGCAAGCAACCTTTGGCAGCTTCGATCGCTATATCTGGCAGTTTGTCGATGGCGAACCCGTGCAAAATGCCTGGCCCACCCTGGCCGACGCCCCCACCCACACCGCTGCCTCCGATGCCATGAGCAAAGACCTCAAACAGCGCGGCTTTAAATTTGTCGGCACCACCATTTGCTACGCCTACATGCAGGCCGCAGGCATGGTCAACGACCACACCATCAACTGCTTTCGCCACCAAGAATTGGCATAA
- a CDS encoding GTP-binding protein, with product MSTAAPPIQPQAMDDTKHGLPVTIITGFLGSGKTTLLNHILANQEGLKTAVLVNEFGEIGIDNDLLIATENSDDTMVELSNGCICCTINNDLMEAVYKVLERQDKIDYLVVETTGLADPLPIALTFLGTELRDMTRLDSIVTVVDAENYSLDLFNSQAAHNQIAYGDIILLNKADLVDDADLDLLEVKIRDVKEGARILRTTKSQVPLPLILSVGLFESDKYFGSDSAEADHDHDHHGHEHDHEAHDHSNCDHDHGHCEHDHDHGHHDHGHHDHGHGHYHSDHLAIDGFTSLSFASDRPFAIRKFQHFLDNQLPESVFRAKGILWFDESPKRHIFHLSGKRFSLDDDQWQGEPKNQLVLIGQGLDHDTLRQQINACLATPSPKRGLGFGK from the coding sequence ATGTCTACCGCTGCGCCCCCCATCCAGCCCCAGGCCATGGATGACACCAAACACGGTCTGCCCGTCACCATCATTACCGGCTTTTTGGGCAGCGGCAAAACTACCCTGCTCAACCACATTTTGGCTAACCAGGAGGGGCTCAAGACCGCCGTGCTGGTGAACGAGTTTGGCGAAATTGGCATTGACAACGACCTGCTGATCGCCACTGAAAACAGCGACGACACCATGGTCGAACTCAGCAACGGCTGCATCTGCTGCACCATCAACAACGACCTGATGGAAGCGGTATATAAAGTGCTGGAGCGCCAGGACAAAATTGACTACCTGGTGGTTGAAACCACCGGGCTGGCTGACCCCCTGCCCATTGCGCTGACCTTCTTGGGCACCGAGCTGCGCGATATGACCCGGCTCGACTCCATCGTCACTGTGGTGGATGCCGAAAACTACAGCCTCGATCTTTTTAACAGCCAGGCGGCCCACAACCAGATTGCCTACGGCGATATCATCTTACTCAACAAGGCCGACCTGGTCGATGATGCCGATCTCGACCTGCTGGAGGTCAAAATTCGCGATGTCAAAGAGGGTGCGAGGATTCTCCGCACCACTAAGTCGCAGGTACCCCTGCCGCTGATTCTCAGCGTGGGGCTGTTTGAGTCAGACAAATACTTTGGCAGCGACAGCGCTGAGGCCGACCACGACCACGACCACCACGGCCACGAGCATGACCACGAGGCCCACGACCACAGCAACTGCGACCACGACCACGGCCACTGTGAGCATGACCACGACCATGGGCATCACGACCATGGGCATCACGACCATGGGCATGGGCATTACCACTCCGATCACCTCGCCATTGACGGGTTTACGTCGCTGTCGTTTGCCAGCGATCGACCCTTTGCCATTCGCAAGTTTCAGCACTTTCTCGACAACCAACTGCCCGAGTCGGTGTTTCGGGCCAAGGGCATTCTCTGGTTTGATGAAAGCCCCAAGCGCCACATCTTTCACCTCAGCGGCAAGCGCTTTTCCCTCGATGACGACCAGTGGCAGGGTGAGCCCAAGAACCAGCTGGTGCTGATTGGCCAGGGGCTCGACCACGACACCCTGCGCCAGCAGATCAACGCCTGCCTGGCGACTCCTTCCCCCAAGCGGGGCCTAGGGTTTGGTAAGTAG
- a CDS encoding ubiquinol-cytochrome c reductase iron-sulfur subunit, with product MKRREFSNLLGLGLLATSLPVAIAACQSDSAPTADSGGADDGFVALGTVAELDAQGALANSNVQGKNLAVIRDPGAPESVIAVSALCTHAGCTVVWNGEQSLFACPCHGSNFNPDGSVNSGPTREPLATFEAKVEGDQVLVKV from the coding sequence ATGAAACGTCGAGAATTTAGCAATCTGCTGGGGCTGGGGCTGCTGGCTACCTCGCTGCCGGTGGCGATCGCCGCCTGCCAGTCTGACTCTGCCCCTACCGCTGACTCAGGCGGAGCCGACGACGGCTTTGTCGCCCTGGGCACCGTGGCCGAGCTAGATGCCCAGGGGGCGTTGGCCAACAGCAATGTCCAGGGCAAGAACCTGGCGGTGATTCGCGACCCCGGCGCGCCGGAGTCGGTCATTGCGGTCAGCGCTCTGTGCACCCACGCTGGCTGTACGGTGGTCTGGAACGGTGAACAAAGTCTGTTTGCCTGCCCTTGCCACGGCAGCAACTTCAACCCCGACGGCTCGGTCAACTCTGGCCCTACTCGGGAGCCGCTGGCGACCTTTGAGGCCAAAGTAGAGGGCGATCAGGTGTTGGTAAAGGTTTAA
- a CDS encoding HIT family protein, which translates to MTDGGSQLHTDCLACQILAGAQAVPGGTIAENPWWVADHCVGPYGLGSVVVKTRTHRENLWDLSMAESASMGPFLQQLSEAIALAMAAERVYVSLWVDQPPYHVHFVLQPRYPDGHHPEELGLKGLELQVFRTLGKPPSGAEMAEAADRIRTVWQQKFSPQASVECES; encoded by the coding sequence ATGACCGACGGTGGATCGCAACTGCATACCGACTGTTTAGCCTGTCAGATTTTGGCGGGGGCACAGGCAGTACCCGGCGGCACCATTGCCGAGAATCCCTGGTGGGTAGCCGACCACTGCGTTGGCCCCTACGGTCTGGGGTCGGTGGTAGTCAAAACCCGCACCCACCGCGAAAATCTGTGGGATCTGTCGATGGCGGAGTCGGCCTCCATGGGGCCATTTTTGCAGCAGCTGTCGGAGGCGATCGCCCTGGCTATGGCCGCTGAGCGGGTCTACGTTAGTCTCTGGGTTGATCAGCCGCCCTACCACGTTCACTTTGTGCTGCAACCCCGCTACCCCGATGGCCACCACCCCGAAGAACTGGGGCTCAAGGGGCTAGAGCTTCAGGTATTTCGCACCCTGGGCAAGCCCCCCAGCGGCGCTGAAATGGCTGAGGCCGCCGATCGCATCCGCACCGTGTGGCAGCAAAAATTCTCTCCCCAGGCATCGGTCGAATGCGAGTCGTAG
- the dtd gene encoding D-aminoacyl-tRNA deacylase produces the protein MRVVVQRVTASSVTVDGEVVGKIGAGLNLLVGIAPTDTVAELTWIARKCLDLRLFPSPGSDGQRPAQEGHRWDLSVQDIGGEILVVSQFTLYGDCRKGRRPSFDGAAPPAQAEALYNDFVALLRASDLRVETGKFGAMMQVEIHNDGPVTLILEREAPT, from the coding sequence ATGCGAGTCGTAGTGCAGCGGGTGACGGCCTCTAGCGTCACCGTAGATGGTGAAGTCGTTGGCAAAATTGGTGCAGGGCTGAACCTACTGGTGGGTATTGCGCCTACTGATACCGTCGCCGAATTGACCTGGATAGCGCGTAAGTGTCTAGATTTACGACTGTTTCCATCGCCGGGCAGCGATGGTCAAAGACCGGCCCAAGAGGGCCATCGCTGGGATCTTTCTGTTCAAGATATTGGGGGCGAGATTTTGGTGGTGAGCCAGTTCACCCTCTACGGCGACTGCCGCAAGGGCCGCCGACCTTCCTTCGATGGGGCCGCTCCACCCGCTCAGGCAGAGGCGCTGTACAACGACTTTGTCGCCCTGCTGCGCGCTAGCGACCTGCGGGTAGAAACCGGCAAATTTGGCGCGATGATGCAGGTCGAAATCCACAACGACGGCCCCGTGACGCTGATCTTGGAGCGAGAAGCGCCAACGTAG
- a CDS encoding Uma2 family endonuclease, which produces MHLATDTLPIAPGENRVALRGMDWLAYCQMRSLLNERTRARLTYDRGTLEITMPSEAHEFYARLIERFIIILVVELGLRVKTLGSTTLDREDLDRGAEPDNGYYIQNQPLVAGRAVDLEVDPPPDLVVEVDINHTDIDKNALYAAMGVPEFWRFNGRVWRIYELRDGEYGECDRSPTFPMISKDDLYQFLTTCQTDEVAAEINFRTWLRTQTNAS; this is translated from the coding sequence ATGCATTTAGCAACGGATACACTGCCGATCGCCCCTGGGGAAAACCGTGTGGCTCTACGCGGCATGGACTGGTTGGCCTACTGCCAAATGCGATCGCTGCTCAACGAACGCACCCGAGCCCGCCTCACCTACGATCGCGGCACCCTCGAAATCACCATGCCCTCTGAAGCTCACGAGTTCTATGCCCGCCTAATTGAGCGGTTCATTATTATTTTGGTAGTTGAACTGGGGCTGCGGGTGAAAACCCTGGGGTCTACCACGCTCGATCGAGAAGATCTTGACCGAGGCGCTGAACCCGACAACGGCTACTACATCCAAAATCAACCACTGGTGGCGGGCCGCGCGGTCGATCTTGAGGTTGATCCGCCCCCAGACTTGGTAGTTGAGGTGGACATTAACCACACTGACATTGACAAAAACGCCCTCTATGCGGCGATGGGGGTACCGGAGTTTTGGCGGTTTAATGGCAGGGTGTGGCGCATCTACGAATTGCGGGATGGGGAGTATGGGGAATGCGACAGGTCACCGACCTTCCCCATGATCTCCAAAGACGACCTCTACCAGTTCTTAACCACCTGCCAGACCGATGAAGTCGCCGCCGAAATCAACTTCCGCACCTGGCTCAGAACCCAAACCAACGCATCTTAA
- a CDS encoding response regulator transcription factor: MSRILIVEDEPRIVSFLEKGLQAHGFTTAHAGDGETGIALALDNEFDLIILDLGLPDRDGMTVLEALRGQGFAKPIILLTARDDLYDKVTGLEAGADDYVTKPFRFEELLARIRARLRSAQTGPEPAKTTLAVGSVVLDLMTRQVQVSGQLVELSAREFILTETFMRHAGQVLSREQLLDLAWGYDYDPGSNIVDVYVGYLRKKLGSSSIETVRGMGYRMVLPESITVA, translated from the coding sequence ATGAGCCGCATCCTCATCGTCGAAGACGAGCCCCGCATCGTTTCATTTTTAGAGAAAGGGCTCCAGGCCCACGGCTTTACCACCGCCCACGCCGGGGACGGCGAAACCGGCATTGCCCTGGCCCTCGACAACGAGTTTGACCTGATCATTCTCGATCTGGGTCTGCCCGATCGCGACGGCATGACGGTGCTAGAGGCGCTGCGCGGCCAGGGCTTTGCCAAGCCGATTATTTTACTCACCGCCCGCGATGACCTCTACGACAAAGTCACCGGACTAGAGGCCGGGGCCGACGACTACGTCACCAAGCCCTTCCGCTTTGAAGAACTGCTGGCCCGCATTCGCGCCCGGCTGCGATCGGCGCAAACCGGCCCCGAACCAGCTAAAACGACGCTGGCTGTCGGCTCGGTAGTGCTCGATCTAATGACCCGTCAAGTGCAGGTGAGCGGACAGCTGGTTGAGCTGTCGGCGCGAGAGTTTATTCTTACCGAAACCTTTATGCGCCACGCCGGGCAGGTGCTCAGCCGCGAGCAGCTGCTCGATCTGGCCTGGGGCTACGACTACGACCCCGGCTCTAACATTGTCGATGTGTACGTGGGCTACCTGCGCAAAAAACTGGGTAGCAGCTCCATTGAGACTGTGCGGGGCATGGGCTACCGCATGGTGCTACCCGAATCGATTACAGTCGCGTAG
- a CDS encoding ATP-binding protein produces the protein MKPVALPEPHPKPQPASGWRHMLGEARTRILLWYLLLMAISSVASVLAVRQILLARVEERVEQSLYQEVEEFRQLRNGRNPETGQPFGNDIEAIFDVFLSRNVPEDNEYLLAIVEGEFYKASSLALPVALRPDSPLMQRWAALTLPEQDGETTFSGTVLYLAEPIVVAGQVRGVFVVTHLISRDRAEVTESVLIIVQVSLVVLAIASALAWFAAGKVLAPLRLLSQTARSITESNLTERIPLDGSAGDIAELTRTFNDMLDRIEATFNSQRQLLNDVGHELRTPITIIRGHLELMGTTPQEQQETLDIVIDELDRMSRFIDELMLLAKAERPDFLFPEPIDLTGFTEELYAKITALGDRRWQLEAVGDGQLVGDRQRLTEAIVNLAQNATQHTRIGDTIALGSRRHRHQVHLWVRDTGEGIDPADQTRIFQRFVRGKSRYTRSDGSGLGLAIVQAIVQAHGGTIQLVSQPDQGATFTLVLPLKPLPEPHL, from the coding sequence GTGAAACCTGTTGCCCTACCGGAGCCTCATCCTAAGCCCCAGCCTGCTAGCGGCTGGCGGCACATGCTGGGAGAAGCCCGCACCCGCATTTTGCTGTGGTACCTGCTGCTGATGGCGATTTCGAGCGTGGCTTCAGTGCTGGCGGTGCGGCAGATTTTGCTGGCGCGGGTAGAAGAGCGGGTTGAGCAGTCCCTCTACCAGGAGGTTGAGGAGTTTCGGCAGCTGCGCAACGGCAGAAACCCCGAAACTGGGCAGCCCTTTGGCAACGACATTGAGGCAATTTTTGACGTATTTTTGTCCCGCAATGTCCCAGAAGACAATGAGTATCTGCTGGCCATTGTCGAGGGCGAATTTTATAAGGCCAGTTCCCTGGCGCTGCCGGTGGCCCTGCGCCCCGACAGCCCTCTCATGCAGCGGTGGGCAGCCTTAACCCTGCCGGAGCAAGACGGGGAAACGACCTTTTCGGGCACGGTGCTCTACCTGGCCGAGCCCATTGTGGTAGCGGGGCAGGTGAGGGGCGTGTTTGTGGTCACCCACCTGATCAGCCGCGATCGCGCCGAGGTGACCGAGTCGGTGCTGATCATTGTTCAGGTGTCGCTGGTGGTGCTGGCGATCGCCTCGGCCCTGGCCTGGTTTGCGGCGGGCAAGGTGCTGGCCCCCCTGCGGCTGCTGAGCCAGACCGCCCGCTCCATCACCGAGTCAAACCTGACCGAGCGCATTCCCCTCGACGGGTCGGCGGGCGACATTGCCGAACTCACCCGCACCTTCAACGACATGCTCGATCGCATTGAGGCCACCTTCAACAGCCAGCGGCAGCTGCTCAACGACGTGGGCCACGAGCTGCGTACCCCCATTACCATCATTCGCGGTCACCTGGAGCTAATGGGCACCACCCCCCAGGAGCAGCAGGAAACCCTCGACATTGTGATTGACGAACTCGATCGCATGAGCCGCTTCATCGACGAGCTGATGCTGTTGGCCAAGGCCGAGCGGCCCGACTTTTTGTTTCCTGAACCGATCGATCTCACCGGCTTTACCGAAGAGCTGTACGCCAAAATTACCGCCCTGGGCGATCGCCGCTGGCAGCTGGAGGCGGTGGGTGATGGGCAACTGGTGGGCGATCGCCAGCGCCTCACCGAGGCAATCGTAAATCTGGCACAAAACGCCACCCAGCATACCCGCATCGGTGACACCATTGCCTTGGGCTCACGGCGGCACCGCCACCAGGTACACCTCTGGGTGCGCGATACCGGCGAAGGCATTGATCCGGCAGACCAAACTCGCATCTTTCAGCGCTTTGTGCGCGGCAAGAGTCGCTACACCCGCTCCGATGGCTCTGGCCTGGGGCTGGCGATCGTGCAGGCGATCGTGCAGGCCCACGGCGGCACCATTCAGCTCGTCAGCCAGCCCGATCAGGGCGCTACCTTTACCCTGGTTTTGCCCCTCAAACCGCTCCCGGAGCCCCATCTATGA